AGGACAGTAAATGTCCAGGGCCTGCCCTCTGCCTGGCTTCCCAAAGAGAGGACCAGTCGGTATGATGGTTTGCGTGAGGCAGGCATCCGTCCCTCTAGGAAATGGGCTGGGAACCCATCCCCGACCAGCTTCACACAGGGGTCCTGGACACCTGCCAGATGGAGACACTAGGGTGGACAGCTAGCATGTTCCATTAACCACATGTGCACATTAATACAGTGGGTCCTTTCATCTGAACTGCATTGGCTGTGAGCGTGTTTCAGACCCCAAACATGACTGGGCCCCGGAGGCCACATACCTCCTCTTCTTCGCTCTCCTCCTGTACGGTGGGAGTCTGTGTGTTTTCCTGAATATTTGAGACGGCTTCTCCTTGCACTTTGAATTTCTCGGCAGCTGCCAGCTGCGCCTGCTGGGACAGATCTTCGATCTGGGGGTTGGGAGAAGCACAGAGCACAGTGAGATGCTGGCGAACACGCTGCAATTTGAAACTGAACCCAAAGAGAAGCCAGGACTTCAGAATGGAGGTTCAGACATCCAAGGCCTTTTGAGTCAGCCACAGCCACAGTGCAAGCACAGTGGAGATGAGAAAACCAGCCCGCAGAGGGTTCAGAGCCCACTCACATcccaccagacacacacacagcagcagggaaaCTTATCTAGGCACACTTCTGTCTGAAGAGAGACGCCACAGAACTGCAAACCCCGAGGTCTGACTGGGCCACCACGCTGCTGTGAACATAGACTGAAAGAGCGGTCAGAGGTTCGCCCGCCCACCGTAAGCGGGCTCAGCTCACCTTTGCCTCACCGAAGACGATGTAGGTGTCTGATGCGGGGCTTTTGTACACGTCTGGCTTTGTGATGACGAAGAGGATGTTCTTGGATTTCCGGATGGTAACTCGGGTTACACCTGTGACCTGGCGAAGGCCCAGTTTGGACATTGCcttaaaagaaaaggagaagggaagagaaatagTTCATTGAGACAGTCTAGGCCAGGGTGTAACTAGCTCATCGGCTCAGGACATCAGGATCCCAGAGAAACCTCTGACATTTCTGCGGCCGAGACGCCTTCAAAGCCTTGTAGACAGAGGCGGAATGCAGAGAACCTGGAGGCAGtgttcattcccagctctgccaccacctTGCTGGGTGACCTGAGGTCACCTTTCTGTTTCCATTTCTCCTCTGGAACGGGCACACCTCCTCAGCtgggggtcgccagggctggcctCTGAGGTCACTGGATGAGAAAGGTGTCACACAAGTGCCCCTAGGTTCCGTGCCAGCCTTGCACGCACAGGAGGCCTTGCTCTATACAAGCAGAACAATGCTGGGCACGACAGGGTTAAATCGAAGGGGCCTAGTGGATATAAGACCCAATGCACACTGAGATCTTGGCAGAGCCATTCCTCTTCCCAGCGGGGCTGGCTGACACCCTAAGGGAGGGCGAGGAATTGGACCCACTGCCATCTTCTCTTACCTTTCGTGCTTTCTTTTCACTCCGGCTCTGTTTTGCTTTGCTAACTGGTTCTTCATCTATTTCAGCTGCTGCTGCGAGCTGCAGGGACAGAAAACAAGTGGGATCTTAGAAAATCCTGGGGAAGAGACCCAAGGAACCAATAGCAGGGGGAGCAGCTGAGATAGTCTCTCAGAAACTACTGCTCTGCCACGCTGGGGAGTCGAGTTCAGGACACAGCCTGCACCACATACACTGAGAgcagcatggggagggaggaacagaACTGCTCCGCTTGCGGGCATGACTCTCCAGCGGCCAGCATTCACAGCGCTGTGAGCTAGCTGAGACAGGATCTACAAGGACAGGGAGGGATGTGTCTGGGTGGAATAAAGAATGGGGATTTCCCAAGGGCCCTTCCCCTAATCTGTGAGCACAGTGAGAGATGCATGTTCACGTTCACCTCAAGTGACTGCTTGGGCTCACTCAATTCACAGATCACAGCCCTACACAGCGCGAAGATGAAAGGGCCTCGCTCACGTCCAGAAGCCAGGGATCCTGCAACTCAGCCTCATCACACGCGCTCAGCTGCGGGGAGCGGACCCCTCACCTGTGCCTGCTGTGTGGTGGCCTGTGTAGAGTCTTGTTCTTCGAGTTCTGGCACCGATTCGTCACTGTCGGATTCTGTGCCGGACCCTATGGAAACAAACATGCAACAAACGACATTTTCCAGCGTGGGCCCCTGTGGGAAGTAGCAGGCACGTCTGAAGGAAACAGAAGGGGCCAAGGAAGCTGCCCTGTTCTGGCAGAGTCTTTGCCATGGGGTTGTTTAGGGTCTCGTTATACCAAAGGGTTGACACTGCTCCATCACCCCAGTTCACACCGAAATGAACTTCAAGCCAATAAACTTATGTAAGACCTGGTAGAGGAGCAGTTCTCCCCTCACTGATCCCTCCTGGGTAATAAAGGACCAGGCACATCCAAGGAGGACAACGCAGACCAGTAGCACAAAATGCTCTGGAAATCCAGTGCTCTGAAATGGTGGGGGAAAAACCCTTGTGCAGCAGCAGACAGACGCCCAGCAGTCAGGCTGGCTCAGGCCAGACCGCATGACTGCCTGCTCCTTACCCTCCTGCTCCCTCTAACAACTAGACTGGGGCGGATCAGAACCTGGTATCTATGAGGCCATTGGTTTACAGACCCTGCCTACACAGCTGCCACTGGATTTTGGATAGGGAAGGGAGTGTGAACTAGAGAACGAGGGGGATGGTTGGTATTCTGTCCTGTCTAGAAGCTGAGAAACAGGAAGGAACATAAGGTACTCCCCTAGGCGAAGTGGGGAAGCATCTGCACCTAATTAGAGGGCAGAGCGAGGGCACTGGGCACCTCCCCATCTTCTTTAAAATCAGCAGGAGTCACTAGTGCTCAGCTCTTTGCAGAATCCAGCTCCGAGCTGGAACCTCTACATTCATCAGCAGTGAAGTGTGTGACAGGCAGGAACAGATGATAAACAAGTGCAAAGGCAATAGGGTGGCTAggtatcccgattttatagagagagTCCTGATACCTGGGGgggttttcttatataggctcctattaccccccacctcctgtcccaatctgtcacacttgctgtctggtcaccctaaaaagCAGGTTTGACAACACCAGGAGACCGAGTCAGCACCGCGGAACTCGCATCACCAGGGAcccagctggggccgggggggtgACAAAAGACCTCTTCCGTCTGTTTAGATGACAGCAAagtgggggactgaggagctcAGGCTAGAGCAGGGAAACTGGCTACGCTTCCCCCTGAACTCGCAGGATTACGTTGTGTCTTTGCACAAAGCCAGGCCCACGCAGGGCTCTGTTAAAGGGGATGGTACGACACCAATTAAACCAAGAGCCCTTCGCAGGAAGGAGCATCTCTGGCTGCGTATCTGGGTCGCTGCCCGGGTTCTGGTAAGACTCGGAGGATCGCCGGCAGTTCACTCCGCTGCAGTGGGTGCAGGTAGCTTACAAACTGGGACGTGCTGGAGAAAGAAACGTGCCTGACAGCACAGAAGTGAAGAAGCAGAATCTGTCTGTGCCACCCTTGACCCCCAGCGCAGACCGGGAGGGGT
This DNA window, taken from Chelonoidis abingdonii isolate Lonesome George chromosome 26, CheloAbing_2.0, whole genome shotgun sequence, encodes the following:
- the NACA gene encoding nascent polypeptide-associated complex subunit alpha isoform X4, with the translated sequence MPGEATETVPATEQELPQPQAETAPAVPAPPAGAPAAPAAAVSEPPVQVSGSGTESDSDESVPELEEQDSTQATTQQAQLAAAAEIDEEPVSKAKQSRSEKKARKAMSKLGLRQVTGVTRVTIRKSKNILFVITKPDVYKSPASDTYIVFGEAKIEDLSQQAQLAAAEKFKVQGEAVSNIQENTQTPTVQEESEEEEVDETGVEVKDIELVMSQANVSRAKAVRALKNNSNDIVNAIMELTM
- the NACA gene encoding nascent polypeptide-associated complex subunit alpha isoform X5 → MPGEATETVPATEQELPQPQAETGSGTESDSDESVPELEEQDSTQATTQQAQLAAAAEIDEEPVSKAKQSRSEKKARKAMSKLGLRQVTGVTRVTIRKSKNILFVITKPDVYKSPASDTYIVFGEAKIEDLSQQAQLAAAEKFKVQGEAVSNIQENTQTPTVQEESEEEEVDETGVEVKDIELVMSQANVSRAKAVRALKNNSNDIVNAIMELTM